A stretch of Ipomoea triloba cultivar NCNSP0323 chromosome 13, ASM357664v1 DNA encodes these proteins:
- the LOC116001945 gene encoding protein unc-13 homolog isoform X2, protein MEGASLMQQYRRDRRKLLEFLLSSGLVKEFRTPSGPTTSLTNVNLDALSIDYVLECIQSSGVIDISIATKKYREELHHPITMQSRFGDSYFLLSGAETTGSPPRRMPPPVTAHNYNNKYTSRGSDLSGSLSSYEYELKRATSESTRSVPRNQVHILKIGLPTLQTGLSDDDLRESAYEVFLACMVFSGIELHLSDSRRKEKTSRFLAGLKNKRGKRNPISDSPDRQSELIDIFRSQMQISEAMDSLIRQHLASFATGKTLGQVDVPQIVLGLLNGMLKSDFQNEKSYIQWKNRQANILEELLSSADYVNNEKQSVETLVERIRNSEDWDTRMSASERNRVLLAIRNIALTLSSMPPKYGIQGENYYWSAGYQLNVRVYEKLLLGLFDILEDGQLIEEAAEILMLLKSTWSMLGITQKLHNVMYAWVLFQQFVGTEEAVLLDYLILEMRKVLSAEDEDQKEENYIESLLCFTTCDGCQTRSNLIQSTIFSISLWCDSKLQDYHLHFTKKPTLLKGVMSMALAVGPYSFVSRDKNQFTDFDASDRTVHRKVKDYVESSIEAACRRVTDAIGLGCKIDRMQPLALLASELKLIAEKELTQFYPILQQFSPEAGIASALKFHKTFGERLEPFLNGVTCLSEGVREVLTAAALLEDCLFQLYSLGQKESGLHSPSIKGFEYYKIGEVARPIILDWIIAQHARILEWTGRAFDLEDWEPLSYQQKQAASAVEVFRIIEETVDQLFEMRIPVDITHLQALLSIIFHTLDAYLQKLVNQLVDKSNLYPPAPPLTRYKETTFPIIKRKLTEAVVLDNGVNDKLSHLTASKLCVRLNTLQYIQRQIATLEDGIRKSWSTIKAFRDQICSEGNFPESSNGISDMSDESIDELFAATFDCIRDSATNAIRKTCDFLGARVVFWDLREPFVFHLYHNSVGGARLESILPQFDSILNNVCGLIDDGLRDLAVSSIYKSSLEGYIWVLLDGGPSRAFSNSDVPIMEEDLNMLKDLFVADGEGLLRSLVEKDSKITQQILSLFSLQANSVIRMLMTSSQHISVGHGAHKNGSRNVGDAQTLMRVLCHMKDTEASKFLKRHYNLPASSEYDDSTSEESGFNSPLMADLLKKSASLRWSDKGSSSFRSFKKKFHEATSAW, encoded by the exons ATGGAGGGCGCTTCCCTGATGCAACAGTATCGGCGCGATCGCCGGAAGCTTCTGGAGTTTCTGTTGTCCTCCGGCCTTGTTAAAGAGTTTCGAACTCCTTCCGGTCCCACCACCTCTCTCACCAACGTCAATCTCGATGCGCTCAGCATTGATTACGTTCTCGAATGTATTCAATCCA gTGGAGTGATTGATATTTCTATAGCGACTAAGAAGTATAGGGAAGAACTTCACCATCCAATAACG ATGCAGTCGCGCTTTGGGGATtcatattttcttctttcaggTGCAGAAACAACTGGTTCTCCTCCTAGGCGGATGCCACCTCCTGTCACGGCACACAactataacaacaaatataCTTCACGTGGTTCTGATCTCTCAGGTTCTCTTTCCAGTTATGAGTATGAATTAAAACGTGCAACCTCTGAATCAACAAGATCAGTTCCAAGGAATCAAGTTCATATCCTTAAAATTGGATTACCTACCTTACAAACAG GATTATCGGATGATGACTTGAGGGAGTCTGCTTATGAAGTATTCCTTGCTTGCATGGTGTTCTCTGG GATTGAACTTCATTTGAGTGACAGTAGAAGGAAAGAGAAGACCTCTAGATTTCTGGCTGGGTTGAAGAATAAAAGGGGTAAAAGGAATCCAATATCGGATTCGCCTGATAGACAGTCAGAGCTCATTGACATATTTCGCTCACAGATGCAG ATCTCAGAAGCCATGGACAGCCTTATTCGACAACATTTGGCTTCTTTCGCAACAGGGAAAACATTGGGGCAGGTTGATGTTCCTCAAATCGTACTTGGACTGTTAAATGGAATGCTCAAGTCTGATTTTCAGAATGAAAAGTCATATATCCAATGGAAGAACAGACAA GCAAATATTCTTGAAGAGCTTCTTTCTTCTGCTGATTATGTCAATAATGAAAAGCAATCAGTTGAAACCTTGGTTGAAAGAATTAGAAATTCTGAG GATTGGGACACTAGGATGTCTGCCTCTGAGCGCAATAGGGTCCTATTAGCTATTAGGAATATAGCATTGACATTATCAAGTATGCCACCAAAGTATGGCATTCAAGGTGAAAATTATTATTGGAGTGCTGGCTATCAGTTGAATGTTAGAGTTTATGAGAAGCTACTCCTTGGTTTATTTGACATTCTTGAAGATGGCCAGCTTATAGAG GAAGCTGCTGAAATCTTGATGCTCCTCAAATCAACTTGGTCAATGTTAGGCATTACTCAGAAACTCCATAATGTGATGTATGCATGGGTGCTTTTTCAACAG TTTGTTGGGACAGAGGAGGCAGTACTTTTAGATTACTTGATTCTTGAAATGCGGAAAGTTCTGTCTGCTGAAGATGAGGATCAGAAGGAAGAGAACTATATAGAGAGCCTATTGTGTTTCACTACCTGCGATGGGTGTCAAACGAGATCAAATTTGATACAATCTACTATTTTTTCCATTAGTCTTTGGTGTGACAGCAAGTTGCAGGATTATCATCTGCATTTTACTAAG AAACCTACTCTCCTCAAGGGGGTGATGAGCATGGCATTGGCAGTTGGGCCCTATAGTTTTGTTTCACGTGACAAGAACCAG TTCACAGATTTTGATGCTTCGGATCGTACTGTTCATAGGAAGGTCAAAGATTATGTTGAGAGTTCGATAGAAGCTGCTTGCAGGAGG GTAACTGATGCCATAGGTCTTGGCTGTAAAATAGATAGGATGCAACCTTTGGCATTGCTTGCAAGTGAACTAAAGTTAATTGCTGAGAAAGAGTTGACTCAATTTTATCCAATTCTCCAACAATTTAGTCCTGAAGCTGGGATTGCTTCAGCCTTGAAATTTCACAAAACTTTTGGTGAAAGATTG GAACCATTTCTCAATGGTGTGACGTGCCTTTCTGAAGGTGTCAGGGAGGTGCTTACTGCAGCTGCTCTCTTGGAGGATTGCTTGTTTCAGCTTTACTCTTTGGGCCAAAAAGAGAGTGGGCTACATTCCCCAAGCATCAAAGGATTTGAATATTATAAG ATTGGTGAAGTAGCAAGGCCAATTATTCTTGATTGGATAATTGCTCAGCATGCACGGATCCTTGAATGGACTGGTCGTGCCTTTGATCTTGAG GATTGGGAGCCCTTGTCGTATCAGCAAAAACAAGCAGCTTCTGCAGTAGAAGTTTTTAGGATCATAGAGGAG ACTGTGGATCAGTTGTTTGAGATGAGGATTCCCGTGGATATTACTCACTTACAGGCTTTACTGTCTATAATATTTCACACTTTGGATGCCTATTTACAAAAACTGGTTAACCAGTtag TTGACAAGAGTAATCTATATCCTCCTGCTCCTCCTTTGACTCGTTACAAAGAGACAACATTtccaataattaaaagaaaattgacAGAAGCTGTGGTTCTTGACAATGGAGTGAATGATAAGTTGAGTCACTTGACAGCATCCAAACTTTGTGTCAGATTGAACACCCTTCAA TATATACAGAGACAAATTGCCACTCTTGAAGATGGTATTCGGAAGTCTTGGTCAACCATAAAAGCTTTTAGAGATCAGATATGCT CTGAAGGGAATTTTCCCGAGTCTTCAAATGGAATTTCAGATATGTCCGATGAGTCAATAGATGAGCTTTTTGCAGCCACCTTTGATTGCATAAGAGATTCTGCTACTAATGCTATCCGAAAGACTTGCGATTTTTTGG GTGCCAGAGTTGTGTTTTGGGATCTCAGGGAGCCATTTGTTTTCCATTTGTATCACAACAGTGTTGGAGGTGCTCGGCTGGAGAGTATACTTCCACAGTTTGACAGT ATTCTCAATAATGTTTGTGGTTTGATTGATGATGGACTTAGAGACCTTGCAGTTTCAAGTATTTATAAGTCATCCTTG GAAGGTTATATTTGGGTGTTATTGGATGGGGGCCCTTCACGCGCATTTTCTAACTCAGATGTTCCAATAATGGAAGAAGACCTCAATATGTTAAAA GATTTGTTTGTCGCTGATGGAGAGGGGCTTCTCCGGTCATTAGTCGAGAAGGATTCAAAAATTACACAACAGATCCTAAGCTTGTTTTCCCTCCAG GCCAACTCTGTGATAAGAATGTTGATGACTTCTAGTCAGCATATTTCAGTAGGACATGGTGCACACAAAAACGGATCAAGGAATGTAGGAGATGCCCAGACTTTAATGCGTGTATTATGTCACATGAAGGACACGGAGGCGTCGAAGTTCTTGAAGAGGCATTATAACCTTCCTGCATCTTCGG AGTACGATGATAGCACATCAGAGGAGTCCGGTTTTAATTCGCCTCTGATGGCGGATCTTCTAAAGAAAAGCGCATCACTTCGCTGGTCTGATAAAGGCAGCAGCAGTTTCAGATCCTTCAAGAAAAAATTTCACGAAGCAACATCCGCGTGGTGA
- the LOC116001945 gene encoding protein unc-13 homolog isoform X1, with protein sequence MEGASLMQQYRRDRRKLLEFLLSSGLVKEFRTPSGPTTSLTNVNLDALSIDYVLECIQSSGVIDISIATKKYREELHHPITMQSRFGDSYFLLSGAETTGSPPRRMPPPVTAHNYNNKYTSRGSDLSGSLSSYEYELKRATSESTRSVPRNQVHILKIGLPTLQTGLSDDDLRESAYEVFLACMVFSGRIELHLSDSRRKEKTSRFLAGLKNKRGKRNPISDSPDRQSELIDIFRSQMQISEAMDSLIRQHLASFATGKTLGQVDVPQIVLGLLNGMLKSDFQNEKSYIQWKNRQANILEELLSSADYVNNEKQSVETLVERIRNSEDWDTRMSASERNRVLLAIRNIALTLSSMPPKYGIQGENYYWSAGYQLNVRVYEKLLLGLFDILEDGQLIEEAAEILMLLKSTWSMLGITQKLHNVMYAWVLFQQFVGTEEAVLLDYLILEMRKVLSAEDEDQKEENYIESLLCFTTCDGCQTRSNLIQSTIFSISLWCDSKLQDYHLHFTKKPTLLKGVMSMALAVGPYSFVSRDKNQFTDFDASDRTVHRKVKDYVESSIEAACRRVTDAIGLGCKIDRMQPLALLASELKLIAEKELTQFYPILQQFSPEAGIASALKFHKTFGERLEPFLNGVTCLSEGVREVLTAAALLEDCLFQLYSLGQKESGLHSPSIKGFEYYKIGEVARPIILDWIIAQHARILEWTGRAFDLEDWEPLSYQQKQAASAVEVFRIIEETVDQLFEMRIPVDITHLQALLSIIFHTLDAYLQKLVNQLVDKSNLYPPAPPLTRYKETTFPIIKRKLTEAVVLDNGVNDKLSHLTASKLCVRLNTLQYIQRQIATLEDGIRKSWSTIKAFRDQICSEGNFPESSNGISDMSDESIDELFAATFDCIRDSATNAIRKTCDFLGARVVFWDLREPFVFHLYHNSVGGARLESILPQFDSILNNVCGLIDDGLRDLAVSSIYKSSLEGYIWVLLDGGPSRAFSNSDVPIMEEDLNMLKDLFVADGEGLLRSLVEKDSKITQQILSLFSLQANSVIRMLMTSSQHISVGHGAHKNGSRNVGDAQTLMRVLCHMKDTEASKFLKRHYNLPASSEYDDSTSEESGFNSPLMADLLKKSASLRWSDKGSSSFRSFKKKFHEATSAW encoded by the exons ATGGAGGGCGCTTCCCTGATGCAACAGTATCGGCGCGATCGCCGGAAGCTTCTGGAGTTTCTGTTGTCCTCCGGCCTTGTTAAAGAGTTTCGAACTCCTTCCGGTCCCACCACCTCTCTCACCAACGTCAATCTCGATGCGCTCAGCATTGATTACGTTCTCGAATGTATTCAATCCA gTGGAGTGATTGATATTTCTATAGCGACTAAGAAGTATAGGGAAGAACTTCACCATCCAATAACG ATGCAGTCGCGCTTTGGGGATtcatattttcttctttcaggTGCAGAAACAACTGGTTCTCCTCCTAGGCGGATGCCACCTCCTGTCACGGCACACAactataacaacaaatataCTTCACGTGGTTCTGATCTCTCAGGTTCTCTTTCCAGTTATGAGTATGAATTAAAACGTGCAACCTCTGAATCAACAAGATCAGTTCCAAGGAATCAAGTTCATATCCTTAAAATTGGATTACCTACCTTACAAACAG GATTATCGGATGATGACTTGAGGGAGTCTGCTTATGAAGTATTCCTTGCTTGCATGGTGTTCTCTGG TAGGATTGAACTTCATTTGAGTGACAGTAGAAGGAAAGAGAAGACCTCTAGATTTCTGGCTGGGTTGAAGAATAAAAGGGGTAAAAGGAATCCAATATCGGATTCGCCTGATAGACAGTCAGAGCTCATTGACATATTTCGCTCACAGATGCAG ATCTCAGAAGCCATGGACAGCCTTATTCGACAACATTTGGCTTCTTTCGCAACAGGGAAAACATTGGGGCAGGTTGATGTTCCTCAAATCGTACTTGGACTGTTAAATGGAATGCTCAAGTCTGATTTTCAGAATGAAAAGTCATATATCCAATGGAAGAACAGACAA GCAAATATTCTTGAAGAGCTTCTTTCTTCTGCTGATTATGTCAATAATGAAAAGCAATCAGTTGAAACCTTGGTTGAAAGAATTAGAAATTCTGAG GATTGGGACACTAGGATGTCTGCCTCTGAGCGCAATAGGGTCCTATTAGCTATTAGGAATATAGCATTGACATTATCAAGTATGCCACCAAAGTATGGCATTCAAGGTGAAAATTATTATTGGAGTGCTGGCTATCAGTTGAATGTTAGAGTTTATGAGAAGCTACTCCTTGGTTTATTTGACATTCTTGAAGATGGCCAGCTTATAGAG GAAGCTGCTGAAATCTTGATGCTCCTCAAATCAACTTGGTCAATGTTAGGCATTACTCAGAAACTCCATAATGTGATGTATGCATGGGTGCTTTTTCAACAG TTTGTTGGGACAGAGGAGGCAGTACTTTTAGATTACTTGATTCTTGAAATGCGGAAAGTTCTGTCTGCTGAAGATGAGGATCAGAAGGAAGAGAACTATATAGAGAGCCTATTGTGTTTCACTACCTGCGATGGGTGTCAAACGAGATCAAATTTGATACAATCTACTATTTTTTCCATTAGTCTTTGGTGTGACAGCAAGTTGCAGGATTATCATCTGCATTTTACTAAG AAACCTACTCTCCTCAAGGGGGTGATGAGCATGGCATTGGCAGTTGGGCCCTATAGTTTTGTTTCACGTGACAAGAACCAG TTCACAGATTTTGATGCTTCGGATCGTACTGTTCATAGGAAGGTCAAAGATTATGTTGAGAGTTCGATAGAAGCTGCTTGCAGGAGG GTAACTGATGCCATAGGTCTTGGCTGTAAAATAGATAGGATGCAACCTTTGGCATTGCTTGCAAGTGAACTAAAGTTAATTGCTGAGAAAGAGTTGACTCAATTTTATCCAATTCTCCAACAATTTAGTCCTGAAGCTGGGATTGCTTCAGCCTTGAAATTTCACAAAACTTTTGGTGAAAGATTG GAACCATTTCTCAATGGTGTGACGTGCCTTTCTGAAGGTGTCAGGGAGGTGCTTACTGCAGCTGCTCTCTTGGAGGATTGCTTGTTTCAGCTTTACTCTTTGGGCCAAAAAGAGAGTGGGCTACATTCCCCAAGCATCAAAGGATTTGAATATTATAAG ATTGGTGAAGTAGCAAGGCCAATTATTCTTGATTGGATAATTGCTCAGCATGCACGGATCCTTGAATGGACTGGTCGTGCCTTTGATCTTGAG GATTGGGAGCCCTTGTCGTATCAGCAAAAACAAGCAGCTTCTGCAGTAGAAGTTTTTAGGATCATAGAGGAG ACTGTGGATCAGTTGTTTGAGATGAGGATTCCCGTGGATATTACTCACTTACAGGCTTTACTGTCTATAATATTTCACACTTTGGATGCCTATTTACAAAAACTGGTTAACCAGTtag TTGACAAGAGTAATCTATATCCTCCTGCTCCTCCTTTGACTCGTTACAAAGAGACAACATTtccaataattaaaagaaaattgacAGAAGCTGTGGTTCTTGACAATGGAGTGAATGATAAGTTGAGTCACTTGACAGCATCCAAACTTTGTGTCAGATTGAACACCCTTCAA TATATACAGAGACAAATTGCCACTCTTGAAGATGGTATTCGGAAGTCTTGGTCAACCATAAAAGCTTTTAGAGATCAGATATGCT CTGAAGGGAATTTTCCCGAGTCTTCAAATGGAATTTCAGATATGTCCGATGAGTCAATAGATGAGCTTTTTGCAGCCACCTTTGATTGCATAAGAGATTCTGCTACTAATGCTATCCGAAAGACTTGCGATTTTTTGG GTGCCAGAGTTGTGTTTTGGGATCTCAGGGAGCCATTTGTTTTCCATTTGTATCACAACAGTGTTGGAGGTGCTCGGCTGGAGAGTATACTTCCACAGTTTGACAGT ATTCTCAATAATGTTTGTGGTTTGATTGATGATGGACTTAGAGACCTTGCAGTTTCAAGTATTTATAAGTCATCCTTG GAAGGTTATATTTGGGTGTTATTGGATGGGGGCCCTTCACGCGCATTTTCTAACTCAGATGTTCCAATAATGGAAGAAGACCTCAATATGTTAAAA GATTTGTTTGTCGCTGATGGAGAGGGGCTTCTCCGGTCATTAGTCGAGAAGGATTCAAAAATTACACAACAGATCCTAAGCTTGTTTTCCCTCCAG GCCAACTCTGTGATAAGAATGTTGATGACTTCTAGTCAGCATATTTCAGTAGGACATGGTGCACACAAAAACGGATCAAGGAATGTAGGAGATGCCCAGACTTTAATGCGTGTATTATGTCACATGAAGGACACGGAGGCGTCGAAGTTCTTGAAGAGGCATTATAACCTTCCTGCATCTTCGG AGTACGATGATAGCACATCAGAGGAGTCCGGTTTTAATTCGCCTCTGATGGCGGATCTTCTAAAGAAAAGCGCATCACTTCGCTGGTCTGATAAAGGCAGCAGCAGTTTCAGATCCTTCAAGAAAAAATTTCACGAAGCAACATCCGCGTGGTGA
- the LOC116001945 gene encoding protein unc-13 homolog isoform X3: MEGASLMQQYRRDRRKLLEFLLSSGLVKEFRTPSGPTTSLTNVNLDALSIDYVLECIQSSGVIDISIATKKYREELHHPITMQSRFGDSYFLLSGAETTGSPPRRMPPPVTAHNYNNKYTSRGSDLSGSLSSYEYELKRATSESTRSVPRNQVHILKIGLPTLQTGLSDDDLRESAYEVFLACMVFSGRIELHLSDSRRKEKTSRFLAGLKNKRGKRNPISDSPDRQSELIDIFRSQMQISEAMDSLIRQHLASFATGKTLGQVDVPQIVLGLLNGMLKSDFQNEKSYIQWKNRQANILEELLSSADYVNNEKQSVETLVERIRNSEDWDTRMSASERNRVLLAIRNIALTLSSMPPKYGIQGENYYWSAGYQLNVRVYEKLLLGLFDILEDGQLIEEAAEILMLLKSTWSMLGITQKLHNVMYAWVLFQQFVGTEEAVLLDYLILEMRKVLSAEDEDQKEENYIESLLCFTTCDGCQTRSNLIQSTIFSISLWCDSKLQDYHLHFTKKPTLLKGVMSMALAVGPYSFVSRDKNQFTDFDASDRTVHRKVKDYVESSIEAACRRVTDAIGLGCKIDRMQPLALLASELKLIAEKELTQFYPILQQFSPEAGIASALKFHKTFGERLEPFLNGVTCLSEGVREVLTAAALLEDCLFQLYSLGQKESGLHSPSIKGFEYYKIGEVARPIILDWIIAQHARILEWTGRAFDLEDWEPLSYQQKQAASAVEVFRIIEETVDQLFEMRIPVDITHLQALLSIIFHTLDAYLQKLVNQLVDKSNLYPPAPPLTRYKETTFPIIKRKLTEAVVLDNGVNDKLSHLTASKLCVRLNTLQYIQRQIATLEDGIRKSWSTIKAFRDQICSEGNFPESSNGISDMSDESIDELFAATFDCIRDSATNAIRKTCDFLGARVVFWDLREPFVFHLYHNSVGGARLESILPQFDSILNNVCGLIDDGLRDLAVSSIYKSSLVIFGCYWMGALHAHFLTQMFQ, translated from the exons ATGGAGGGCGCTTCCCTGATGCAACAGTATCGGCGCGATCGCCGGAAGCTTCTGGAGTTTCTGTTGTCCTCCGGCCTTGTTAAAGAGTTTCGAACTCCTTCCGGTCCCACCACCTCTCTCACCAACGTCAATCTCGATGCGCTCAGCATTGATTACGTTCTCGAATGTATTCAATCCA gTGGAGTGATTGATATTTCTATAGCGACTAAGAAGTATAGGGAAGAACTTCACCATCCAATAACG ATGCAGTCGCGCTTTGGGGATtcatattttcttctttcaggTGCAGAAACAACTGGTTCTCCTCCTAGGCGGATGCCACCTCCTGTCACGGCACACAactataacaacaaatataCTTCACGTGGTTCTGATCTCTCAGGTTCTCTTTCCAGTTATGAGTATGAATTAAAACGTGCAACCTCTGAATCAACAAGATCAGTTCCAAGGAATCAAGTTCATATCCTTAAAATTGGATTACCTACCTTACAAACAG GATTATCGGATGATGACTTGAGGGAGTCTGCTTATGAAGTATTCCTTGCTTGCATGGTGTTCTCTGG TAGGATTGAACTTCATTTGAGTGACAGTAGAAGGAAAGAGAAGACCTCTAGATTTCTGGCTGGGTTGAAGAATAAAAGGGGTAAAAGGAATCCAATATCGGATTCGCCTGATAGACAGTCAGAGCTCATTGACATATTTCGCTCACAGATGCAG ATCTCAGAAGCCATGGACAGCCTTATTCGACAACATTTGGCTTCTTTCGCAACAGGGAAAACATTGGGGCAGGTTGATGTTCCTCAAATCGTACTTGGACTGTTAAATGGAATGCTCAAGTCTGATTTTCAGAATGAAAAGTCATATATCCAATGGAAGAACAGACAA GCAAATATTCTTGAAGAGCTTCTTTCTTCTGCTGATTATGTCAATAATGAAAAGCAATCAGTTGAAACCTTGGTTGAAAGAATTAGAAATTCTGAG GATTGGGACACTAGGATGTCTGCCTCTGAGCGCAATAGGGTCCTATTAGCTATTAGGAATATAGCATTGACATTATCAAGTATGCCACCAAAGTATGGCATTCAAGGTGAAAATTATTATTGGAGTGCTGGCTATCAGTTGAATGTTAGAGTTTATGAGAAGCTACTCCTTGGTTTATTTGACATTCTTGAAGATGGCCAGCTTATAGAG GAAGCTGCTGAAATCTTGATGCTCCTCAAATCAACTTGGTCAATGTTAGGCATTACTCAGAAACTCCATAATGTGATGTATGCATGGGTGCTTTTTCAACAG TTTGTTGGGACAGAGGAGGCAGTACTTTTAGATTACTTGATTCTTGAAATGCGGAAAGTTCTGTCTGCTGAAGATGAGGATCAGAAGGAAGAGAACTATATAGAGAGCCTATTGTGTTTCACTACCTGCGATGGGTGTCAAACGAGATCAAATTTGATACAATCTACTATTTTTTCCATTAGTCTTTGGTGTGACAGCAAGTTGCAGGATTATCATCTGCATTTTACTAAG AAACCTACTCTCCTCAAGGGGGTGATGAGCATGGCATTGGCAGTTGGGCCCTATAGTTTTGTTTCACGTGACAAGAACCAG TTCACAGATTTTGATGCTTCGGATCGTACTGTTCATAGGAAGGTCAAAGATTATGTTGAGAGTTCGATAGAAGCTGCTTGCAGGAGG GTAACTGATGCCATAGGTCTTGGCTGTAAAATAGATAGGATGCAACCTTTGGCATTGCTTGCAAGTGAACTAAAGTTAATTGCTGAGAAAGAGTTGACTCAATTTTATCCAATTCTCCAACAATTTAGTCCTGAAGCTGGGATTGCTTCAGCCTTGAAATTTCACAAAACTTTTGGTGAAAGATTG GAACCATTTCTCAATGGTGTGACGTGCCTTTCTGAAGGTGTCAGGGAGGTGCTTACTGCAGCTGCTCTCTTGGAGGATTGCTTGTTTCAGCTTTACTCTTTGGGCCAAAAAGAGAGTGGGCTACATTCCCCAAGCATCAAAGGATTTGAATATTATAAG ATTGGTGAAGTAGCAAGGCCAATTATTCTTGATTGGATAATTGCTCAGCATGCACGGATCCTTGAATGGACTGGTCGTGCCTTTGATCTTGAG GATTGGGAGCCCTTGTCGTATCAGCAAAAACAAGCAGCTTCTGCAGTAGAAGTTTTTAGGATCATAGAGGAG ACTGTGGATCAGTTGTTTGAGATGAGGATTCCCGTGGATATTACTCACTTACAGGCTTTACTGTCTATAATATTTCACACTTTGGATGCCTATTTACAAAAACTGGTTAACCAGTtag TTGACAAGAGTAATCTATATCCTCCTGCTCCTCCTTTGACTCGTTACAAAGAGACAACATTtccaataattaaaagaaaattgacAGAAGCTGTGGTTCTTGACAATGGAGTGAATGATAAGTTGAGTCACTTGACAGCATCCAAACTTTGTGTCAGATTGAACACCCTTCAA TATATACAGAGACAAATTGCCACTCTTGAAGATGGTATTCGGAAGTCTTGGTCAACCATAAAAGCTTTTAGAGATCAGATATGCT CTGAAGGGAATTTTCCCGAGTCTTCAAATGGAATTTCAGATATGTCCGATGAGTCAATAGATGAGCTTTTTGCAGCCACCTTTGATTGCATAAGAGATTCTGCTACTAATGCTATCCGAAAGACTTGCGATTTTTTGG GTGCCAGAGTTGTGTTTTGGGATCTCAGGGAGCCATTTGTTTTCCATTTGTATCACAACAGTGTTGGAGGTGCTCGGCTGGAGAGTATACTTCCACAGTTTGACAGT ATTCTCAATAATGTTTGTGGTTTGATTGATGATGGACTTAGAGACCTTGCAGTTTCAAGTATTTATAAGTCATCCTTG GTTATATTTGGGTGTTATTGGATGGGGGCCCTTCACGCGCATTTTCTAACTCAGATGTTCCAATAA